In one window of Frigoriglobus tundricola DNA:
- the mnmA gene encoding tRNA 2-thiouridine(34) synthase MnmA, whose product MPRVVLAMSGGVDSSASAVLLKRQGYDVVGLFMRTGAHSHEGDTRRDNKKGCCSAIDAGDARRVADKLDVPFYALDFEAEFGQIIDYFAAEYARGRTPNPCVVCNNWLKFGQLWAFGQKLGADFIATGHYARAKDGELHTGVDGEKDQSYVLHGIKRTVLPHLLFPVGGYTKPEIRAIAREAGLLSVAEKPDSVEICFVPSGNHTDVVRARRPEVAAAGTIVERDGTVLGEHDGIDRFTIGQRKGLGVGGGRKRFVLELLPETNTVVVGDEDALLASGLRASEVNWLIDAPVAPLTCTAKIRYRHAGVPATVTATPDGGAEVRFDTPQPAVTPGQAVAFYAGTRVLGGGWINKAASG is encoded by the coding sequence ATGCCGCGTGTTGTGCTGGCGATGAGTGGCGGGGTGGACAGTTCGGCGTCGGCCGTGCTGCTGAAGCGGCAGGGCTACGACGTGGTCGGGCTCTTCATGCGCACCGGCGCGCACTCCCACGAGGGCGATACCCGGCGCGACAACAAGAAGGGCTGCTGCTCCGCCATCGACGCGGGCGACGCCCGGCGCGTGGCGGACAAGCTCGACGTCCCGTTCTACGCGCTCGATTTCGAGGCCGAGTTCGGCCAGATCATCGACTACTTCGCGGCCGAGTACGCCCGCGGCCGCACGCCGAACCCGTGCGTGGTGTGCAACAACTGGCTGAAGTTCGGGCAGCTCTGGGCCTTCGGCCAGAAGCTCGGCGCGGACTTCATCGCCACCGGGCACTACGCCCGGGCCAAGGACGGCGAGCTCCACACGGGCGTCGATGGCGAGAAGGACCAGAGCTACGTGCTGCACGGGATCAAGCGGACCGTGCTGCCGCACCTGCTGTTCCCCGTCGGCGGGTACACCAAGCCGGAGATCCGGGCCATCGCCCGCGAGGCCGGCTTGCTCTCCGTGGCCGAGAAGCCCGACAGCGTGGAAATCTGCTTCGTCCCGAGCGGGAACCACACGGACGTGGTCCGGGCGCGCCGGCCGGAGGTGGCGGCGGCGGGCACGATCGTCGAGCGGGACGGCACCGTCCTCGGCGAACACGACGGCATCGACCGGTTCACGATCGGCCAACGGAAGGGGCTGGGCGTGGGCGGCGGGCGGAAGCGGTTCGTGCTGGAACTGCTCCCCGAAACGAACACGGTCGTCGTCGGCGACGAGGACGCGTTGCTCGCTTCGGGGCTCCGGGCGAGCGAGGTGAACTGGCTCATCGACGCCCCGGTGGCGCCGCTCACCTGCACCGCGAAGATCCGCTACCGGCACGCGGGCGTACCCGCGACCGTCACCGCCACGCCCGACGGCGGCGCGGAGGTGCGGTTCGACACCCCGCAACCGGCCGTGACGCCGGGGCAGGCGGTCGCGTTCTACGCCGGCACCCGCGTCCTCGGCGGCGGATGGATCAACAAGGCCGCCTCCGGCTGA